DNA from Gracilinanus agilis isolate LMUSP501 chromosome 3, AgileGrace, whole genome shotgun sequence:
gccataagggtcAGGAaactggggttgtgacttgcccagggtcacaataataggaagtgtctgaagccacatttgatcCCAAGTTCTCCAGACTCCagaactggtgctctatccattctgctGTCTACTTGCCCCTAACTATCCACTTTACATTGCTAGCATAGTACCTGCAACACATTATTGGCTTAAGAAATacattctatttaattaaatccAATTTCATGCTTTCTCTTAGAAAGGccagaagaaattttttttgttcctacttcattttctttccaataaTCCTTTCAGCTAGGTAATCTGTCATATTTATTTTAgagagaggaaaactgaggctttgaggTGTAAAGTTACTTGTCCTCAGTCCCTCATGCTTAAGGATTGAAATTGAAATAAATcccatttctctgtctccaaaGCTTATAACTTCAACTATGACAAActatgtatattttctttctttttgtgggGAGAGGGGTAGGGTTTTTTTGTATCTTtcaaaagtgcttagcacagtgcctgggacaaaATAAGCCCttaaataatgcttgctgattgatggattgattgccAGTAAGATGTCCCATAAGACCGATCTCCATCATGTAATCTGAGGGAGAGATTGACTATAGTCTGTCAGAGTAATGATAGAGTGACCTGTGACGGATTCCTACATCCCAAGAATCAATGGGATCAGCAGTGGAGAAACTACACCACTGCAGAATCAAGTagtgagtttttgtttgtttgtttgtttgtttttacttcatATATTCAGTCTATCAAAAGGGTGGTCAATAAATCCTTTTACTTGGCTCAATCTAATCCAAGACTCTGGCCTTTTATGAATATTCAAGAAACCAAGAATTTTATGCATCTTAACTTAAttgaacttttcatttttcttttatttgtcacAGATCACCCTGAATAAAGCACTTAAACTCTGTAAATTTGAGCTTTTCAAGCAAGATGAAAGACTCCAATTTCGTTTCATGAAATAGTATTAAGCTACCCACTAGACGCATTGatatttgcttttaaattttccttccctcttttcttccttccttccttcctttgctttttcttccttccttccttccttccttccttccttccttccttccttccttccttccttccttccttccttcctttctttctttctttNNNNNNNNNNNNNNNNNNNNNNNNNNNNNNNNNNNNNNNNNNNNNNNNNNNNNNNNNNNNNNNNNNNNNNNNNNNNNNNNNNNNNNNNNNNNNNNNNNNNNNNNNNNNNNNNNNNNNNNNNNNNNNNNNNNNNNNNNNNNNNNNNNNNNNNNNNNNNNNNNNNNNNNNNNNNNNNNNNNNNNNNNNNNNNNNNNNNNNNNNNNNNNNNNNNNNNNNNNNNNNNNNNNNNNNNNNNNNNNNNNNNNNNNNNNNNNNNNNNNNNNNNNNNNNNNNNNNNNNNNNNNNNNNNNNNNNNNNNNNNNNNNNNNNNNNNNNNNNNNNNNNNNNNNNNNNNNNNNNNNNNNNNNNNNNNNNNNNNNNNNNNNNNNNNNNNNNNNNNNNNNNNNNNNNNNNNNNNNNNctctctctgtctctctctgtctctctgtctctctctctctctctctctctctctctctctcttattccttCCACTTTGAAGAATTAAATCAGAACACTTATCCtacttttttataattctaaaatattattCCTTTACTAGGTtgtcatatacatatgtatgtaagcCTGATTTCCCTTTCATTGACTAACTCTTAAATTCTTGTGtgctttcttttaaactcttttacttcttttcattCTCATCATTTGGTTGTCAGTTGTCATTTCTGTTATTATCAAGGTTTCTCCCTCTTTCAGAACTCCTATATACTTTTTGCCTTTTAATTTGCTATTAATGAACTATTATGAATTTGGAAGCAAGATAACAAAACTCATTAAATTTTAAtggacaataaaaataattaggcTCTGACTAAGGGCCTATATTCATTTCTGTTATTAAAGCTTAGGAACCTTAATGTGGGAATTTTTTGACATTCCCTTTTGTGGCCTagagatttttctttcctattttcttgTTTCTGGCCATGTTTTGGATAGTTGAAATTTTGGGATATGATATGTCTTCGGAATAAGGTAAATATTGTTGTAATAAAACAATTGTTTAGACTCTAAATGTTGAAAGAAAGTAAGAGATAATttgattattttcctatttaaaatagtattattatcactattactaTTATATCCCTGAAATATCCTCAGAGTTATAACTTAAGCCTCAGTTAATTGAGAGTCCAGAATTTCCTGAGAAAATTCCTGTTATTTTGAACTCATGATTGTttgactcttcctttttttaGCTAAAAACTAATGCgttataaggggcagctgggtagctcagtggagtgagagtcaggcctagagacgggaggtcctaggttcaaatctgacctcagccacttcccagctgtgtgaccctgggcaagtcacttgacccccattgcccacccttaccactctttcacctatgagacaatacactgaagtacaagggtttaaaaaaaaagctgaaaaaaaacaatgtgttatatacattttattcatatatatgatatataataaaaacgaatgcattatatacatttttcttcatatatatgatatataataaaatataaaattaaaaagttattttgtccTCTCTTCAGGCCTAATTATCCCATCTAGAGAGacaagtaatttttttcctttcatattgtAAGGTTTCAGATATCTGAAGACTGATTTTTATGTCACACCCCACCCCAAACACCAACCTAGTCTTCCCTTCCCCAGCTTGCATGCCATTGTTACACTAGTATGCATTAGATATCATGATTTCCTAACCTCATACCATCCTGACTGCTCTATTTTGGAAACTGTCTAGTTGTATTATGCCCcacataaaatttattttccaaagctaggcagaatattcaataaaaacattttaggaaCAACAGTGTGGCAGTGTCCTATAGTAGATAAAGAATGTCCtttgaatcaggaaaacttggttTCTAGTCCCTTGTTGGAAACAAATTGGTTAGGGGACTAAAAGCACCAGtcatttgttttttgatgtcCCAGAAAAAACTTCTTCATGAATATGTTATCAATTAAATATCTAATCTGTAGTGGTAGAATGAGTTTCCATATTCAGAGGAGCTAACctacaatgaaatcaaaagtctaaataaaaagacataaatccttaaatctgtttttttaaataatagtaatGTTCATAATCAATTTTAGAGAACCATCATACTGAGGAATATAAAACATATGACAGGACAGAAGTCCTTGTTCTTTATTCCTCATGCTTCTGGTACTACCATCTGGAGTTAAGCataagaaatctttctttttattgaaatgatatccctttaaatatttgaagacagttagTTTAGCTCACTTcctttgtcattttatttcccatctataaaattccCTTAGTTTTCTTAGCTTTTCcacttattattgttatttttaaaaatgataaaggctgatattatgagggaaaataggattttaattaaagccatgttgatagaaaTAAATCGACCATGCACCTGTAAAAATCTATTCAAATGCCTGCCTGTCCCTATCTTCTTCCATCTTGTCTGTCTTGTATGCCAGAGAgcccgctcaggtagcaaagaggaagttcaaagccacttcccaatatttaaaaaaatcccttaccttgaAGGCGTCATCCAAAACATGAAACCCGTtagaccacgggaaatgtagttccaaggtcccccacatgtccacaggaagtttgtcaaacattaCATATCTTGAAGCTCAATACTTCCAAATAAaaccccagtaattttaaataacacattaccaaATCTTCACAATGTtcaatccttttccattttctggcTCTTTCTTCATGACCACCATCACAACTATACCTAATATGGATGGATAATATGCATTAACATGGCTTCTGACTCTTTTCTGCTAGAGGTTAAATTGGATTATGAAGAGAAACCCATTCATAAGGAGAAGGCAGAAGGTGATAGCTTAGTATTATCCTTTGGGGGATCATCAGGGTTTGCCATAAGTATCCCTATGTTCCTACCATTCTCTTTCCTGTTGCAGGTTGGGATCTTTTCCATTTGAATGATGCCTCCTCAACCCATCATGTTGCTTTTGCCAAATACTACAATCATATCTTTGACATTTCTGCTAACAGGCATTCCTGGCCTGGAAGCTGCCCACTTATGGGTTTCTATACCCTTCTGTTTCCTCTATGCCATTGCCATCTCTGGGAATAGCATGATCTTGTTTGTCATCCTCACCAATCAAAGCCTCCATGAACCCATGTTCTATTTGCTGTCCATGTTATCAGCCACTGACATGTGGCTGTCCCTCTCCACTATGCCCACTACTCTAGGTGTCCTCTGTTTTAATATGCAAGAAATTGGTTGGAGTGCCTGTATTAGCCAAAtgttcttcattcattttcttactGTCATGGAGTCATCAGTGCTCTTGGCCATGGCCTTTGACCGCTACATTGCTATATGTAACCCACTGAGATACACCACCGTTCTCACTCCTAGCAAGATCATCCAGATTGGACTGATGATAGTGGCAAGAGGAATGCTGATTGTGATTCCCCTCCTTGCCCTTCTTAAGCGTCTTTCTTTCTGTAGGGATAATATTCTCTCTCACTCCTATTGTTATCATCCTGATGTAATCAAATGTTCCTGCTCCAATATCAGGGTTAATAGCCTCTATGGACTCATTGGggtcctttcttcctttggtttGGATGCTCCTTTGATTGGCATCTCCTATGTGTTGATCCTTCATTCTGTGCTCAATATTGCATCCCCAGAGGAATGGTACAAGGCTTTTAGCACTTACATCTCCCATATTGGTGCTGTGGCTGTCTTCTATATCCCCCTCATTGGACTGTCTGTCATTCATAGGTGGGGAAAGAAAGTACCTCCATTTGTTCATATTTTGATGTCTAAtgctttcctccttcttccccctgtGCTAAACCCAATCATTTATAGTGTGAAGACCAAACAGATCCGAAGGGCTATCCTCAAGGTTTTTCTGAAGAAAGGCTATTGAAGCTTAAACAGCAGAATTGTAAGTGAGCTCCTATGAGAAAAAGGACAAATATGAAGTTATTTGGGTGAGGACTAATGGCCTTTTAAAAATGAGTCACTTAAATCCTCTCCTTCCAAAATCTATGATGaatctaacaaaaaaatgaaaagaagatagaagtaaaggaaatgaatgaaattttagaaaagttagatttaatagaaatctggagaaCATTgattaggaataaaaaggaatatactttcttttcagtacACATGGTACGTATACAAAAATTGACCTTGTACAAGgacataaaaatttcacaactaaatgcaaaaaagcagaaataatgaatgcaatttttttcagattataatgcaataaaattatgattgataagggttcatggaaaggcaaatgaaatattaattggaaactaaatggtCTAATTTTCAACATGGTcattcaaagaataaatcatagaaagaataaatgatttcattgaaaagaatgataaTCAGGagaaacatatcaaaatttatgggatatagtcaAAACAGTCCTCAGGTTGGAAAGTTATATCCCTGagcatttatttatatcattaaaacagagaaaaagcagatcagtgAATTGTGCATATGactaaaaaacctagaaaaggaACACATTTAAAATTCCCTACTAAatgctaaattggaaatcctaaaaatcacagggcaaaataaaattgaaagtaaaagacctattgaactaataaataagattaggatcTTATCCTGTGGAGAAAAAATAATgcattggttaatttaatttaaaaaatgtaaaaagagaatcaaatcaGTAATATCAAAAATGTAAAGGGTGATTTCAtttctaataaagaggaaatcaaagcaatcattaggagctattttgcccaattatatgacaataaatatcaTAATCTAGATGAAatagatgaacatttacaaaaacataaattgcctagattagcaaaagaaatggaataattaaataatcccatctcagaaaaacaaattttacaaGCCATCAATAGAactagatgaattcacaagtgaattctatcaaatattcagaAAACAATCAATCCCAGTACAAtgtatttggcaaaataagcaaaaaagtagtcctactaaattcttttcatgatgcaaatatggtgctgatacttaagccaggaagaccaaaaatagagaaggaaaattatagaccaatttccttgatgaacattgatacaaaaatcttaaataaaatactatcaaagaGAATACATCAATATgtcacaagggttattcactatggCAAGttgggacttataccaggaatgcaaggcttgTTTAACATTAGGAACACCACCATCATAACTgactatataaataattaaaactagtaGAAATCACATTATTGTctcaataggtgcagaaaaagcctttgcaaaatataactcattcctattggaaaaaaaatctacaagAAAGCATAGTATTGAGAGGGCatctccttaaaataataagtagtatttattaaacaccatcAGTaaatatcatctacaatgggggtAATTTAAGAGACTTCCCAATaggatcaggagtgaagtaaggatgccctttatcaccactaatatttaatattgtactagaaatgttagctgtgacaattagagatgaaaaagaaatggaagaaatcaaagtaggcaatgagtgaactaaactgtcactctttgcagatgatatgatggtatgcttagagactcctagaaaatcaactaaaaaactagttgaaataataatttcagcaatatcaggatacaaaataaacccacacatatcattagcatttttatgtaTATCCAACAAAGCTCAGTAGCAAAAGTGAATagaagaaactccatttaaaatcactctaaatactataaaatatttgggaatctatttgccaagagatatacacaagaattatataaatacaataacaaaacactttcacacaaataaagttagatctgaacaattggaaaaatattaattgatcataGGCAGGTCcatctaatgtaataaaaatgacaatcctacctaaattattttacttattcaataccataCCAACcgaactaccaaaaaactattctatagaactaggaaaataatagcaaaattcattttgaagaacaaaaagatcaagaatatcaaggaaactaatgaaaaaattattaaggatGTTGACTGagtggtaccagatcttaaactgtactatacaCCAACAAtgatcaaaacagtctggtactggctaagaaataaaagggtGTATCATTGGAATAGATATggtgtaaatgacctcagcaatctagtttTTGATATATTCAAAGATTCTAGcatttgggataagaactcactacttgacaaaaattgttaagaaaactggaaaatagtatgaggaaaaataggtttagatcaatatttcataccctataccagtgatggcaaacattaTAGAGGGGCAGTTGATGTCCTCAAATGTgcttggagaggggaaggggagcagcctggcTCCATGTCCTTCTGGCTTTCTAATGCTGAACTCTGGCAAACCTTGTACTGTGAGGATGATgggtatgcccacagagagtgttctgAGTGCCCTTTATGTCAGGCTTGCCACAGTAGCCCTAtgccaagatatggtcaaaatgagtGTATCATTTAAACATAGAGAGtgatattagaaataaattaggGAAACGTAGAATGTTTACTAATCAgttctatggagaagggaagaaagggtgacccagcaagagatagagaacattacaagatttaaaatgggtaattttgattatattaaattaagaaggttttgtacaaaaaatcccaatgcaaacaaaattagaatggaagcaacaaactgTCGGGAAAATATGTTAAAATCCTCTGACAAAGTTCTCATTGCTCAAATACATgaagaactaagccaaatttatgaGAATCCATGTCATTCCCCAATAATGGCCACAGTAATGATaattggtcaaagaatatgaatagacaggtttcagatgaagaaatcaaaggtatcaataatcatatgaaaaaaatgttctaaatcactcgaTTAAaaacatgcaaattaaaacaactctgagataccacttcacacctatcagtttGGCCAATGACAGCAAAGGCAAATGATGAATATAGgaaagaatgtgggaaaattgggacactaatgcattgctggtagagttgggaagtgatccaaccattctggagtgcaatttggaattttacccaaagggttataaaagaatgcatatcctgTGATCCAGTGATCTATTACTAGATATggatcccaaaaagattttttaaaatgggaaaagacttgtttctacaaaaatatttttagctgccctctttctggtggcaaagaattggaaactaaagggacatccctcaattgggaaaagtttgaacaaatggtggtatatgatggtgatggaatactattgtgctgtaagaaattataaaaaggatGACTTCAAAAAGatgtggaaagacctacatgaccTGACATAGCGTgacataagcagaaccaggaagacattgTGCACCATATCAGTAattttgtggaatgatcaaatgtgattactaacagcaatataacaATCCAGAaaaattttgagggacttatgaaaaagaatgctatccatcaccaaaggaagaactgttggaaaatgaatgcagatggaagcacaattatttatcatttgtttatttgggtgtatattttagaatttttgttttaaaagattactcgcaaaaattaataatatggaaacatgttttgaatgaaaatatttatataaccaAAATTGAATTTCTTGCCAGttctgggaggagagaaggaaacaatttggattatataattttggaaaagtcatgtggaaatttgttattaaaataaagaggaGACCCTTTCccccctacctaacctttccctttcctaactaaataaaaacctagctattcaaacaataagtgctacctgatctttattgagctctgaAGAGCTTGGGTCATTTTCCCCTCCTGGGCTTGGGGTCTAtccaggcttttttttccctttctatccttactttcccttccttcttctatccttccttcctcctatctATCACCCCTCACATTTTTATGGCGCCCAATGAGACCTGAACCTGCCTGCCTGACTACCTGTCAACTAcctgcctgccttactgcctaCCTGTAAGTAAAAACTTCGCACCCAAAACCCAGCCCAGTGGGGGCCCCTTACCCTTCTAAGCCCCTGCCAGGCTCCTCTGCCTCAGCAGGAGTTCTAGATCTAAATCCCCCTCCCCCAGACCAGGAGCCTTAGCCCTAATTCTCCTCACCCTGGCAGGGCTAAAACCCAGCAGGGAGTCTTGCTAAATCTCCCAGAAGGGCTCCCGGAAAAACCCCAGTCCTTTTCTGACGACAACCCACCCCAGCCTAATTCTAAAACTCCCTGCCTGCCCCTAACACTAACTAtctactgtaaaaaaaaaaaaaaaaagaagaaaaaaaagccaaaaaacccGAAAACCCTACTTACCTTTGTAGGAAGGAACACTAGAGTGCTTTGGGGTGCTTTGGTCCCACCTCTTTCCTCCATCTTGATTCCCAGAACCCTGCTGTGCTTTGGCTTCACCCCTTCCTACCCCCACCAGCATTAGTTCCACCTCTAGTCCCACCCCTAATTCTCCTCCCCCTGTGGTACACCATCTTGGCCACTAGTATTATAAATATAGGAAATggaaactggatactaccactcttaattgggtgacagcagtggtagttcagatatgtggctagtgcaagatcacctgagtctttccacctagctagatgttgtaacacctccctcctttataacagtgcccaggcagtaTCCTTCAGGTCAGAAGATGGTATTCCTTTCAGGTCCCACGTGGGGTTGATCAATagtggatattgggctctattagccttggacacgtttatctgGCTGtgtttgctcccttcccagagaagtgatgaaacaaccactccaggaaggtacttgaagagttttatatatttttggcaaggaaggaatattaggaaatgggaagaggaataggaaaccctaaactaatctttgataatattaatccTTCAGGACTGTAGGCAGGTGAGCGATTCTGGCTTgtttagctcctctggctcagcctggccacagccaaaccagagcaagaaGCTGTTGTATGatgtctctcagcttcttcttgtcagatgttatgcctttcacagcctttaggaaccaccccttttccaccctcttcttcccctgcccacttcctggatccctcccgggcccagGATACCTAGATACCTAAAGATGGTttgaatacctaaatatctaggggacagaagaataagaggattcacggtctggatacaggttggcaaatgtcagtgaggttcagacaggagttcttgcaagattgagccaagcaagcctcagatcccaatTGACCAGGGTCTACGATCCAtgtccaaaggaaagggaaaagaacctcctctcaggggctgccagggtatttatacccccctggccaactgctttctcccctgccctcatggcctctgggaacattctgaggtccaacagtcttcacctgtcaatcaacagtgagactctctgctcccagagtttcaatatgacACTAGATGTCAGCAGTGAGATCTCAATGTACTCCACCTTCCCTTTTTCTGATAAGATGCAGTGCTATCTTTCTTCCACTGGAGGGCAGCACCAAAAATGCATAATATATagcaaaatcaaacaaataaagaaaataattttttttgcagctaaaactaaataaataaatataccaaacaaacacaaataaacaaacaaacaaacaaacaaataaataaataaatagggctAGCcgactgaataaataaatcaatggaAGTTGCTCACTATGATTGCTTCTATACAGGAAAgccttttggcttttgccaaattggcAACCTTTACAGTTTCCAAATACCTCCTCCTTTTGCTGCTgctaagaaattttcttttttttaatttccaataacatgCAGAAGGCTTCAAATAGGAAACTGCAGGCACAGATCCAAGAAGAAGTacaaatccaattggacaatttcaaatactctATGCATGATGCCCTGGAAAAGGAGCATCCAATTCAAA
Protein-coding regions in this window:
- the LOC123238735 gene encoding olfactory receptor 51F1-like, whose amino-acid sequence is MLLLPNTTIISLTFLLTGIPGLEAAHLWVSIPFCFLYAIAISGNSMILFVILTNQSLHEPMFYLLSMLSATDMWLSLSTMPTTLGVLCFNMQEIGWSACISQMFFIHFLTVMESSVLLAMAFDRYIAICNPLRYTTVLTPSKIIQIGLMIVARGMLIVIPLLALLKRLSFCRDNILSHSYCYHPDVIKCSCSNIRVNSLYGLIGVLSSFGLDAPLIGISYVLILHSVLNIASPEEWYKAFSTYISHIGAVAVFYIPLIGLSVIHRWGKKVPPFVHILMSNAFLLLPPVLNPIIYSVKTKQIRRAILKVFLKKGNQSNH